From a single Rutidosis leptorrhynchoides isolate AG116_Rl617_1_P2 chromosome 5, CSIRO_AGI_Rlap_v1, whole genome shotgun sequence genomic region:
- the LOC139850731 gene encoding 65-kDa microtubule-associated protein 3-like: MSATVGIGSDFPYVKISAESMIGLSEGSKCAQIVEVFEDAYKSTLSIIVLDDIERICVGNISLSCSIKKIWNEVGEPEENRDRMLFDLEQEFLEAYRKKVDQAIRFRSQLRQAVADSTSKLTHLCASLGEQSLPMKQVKPISSKKELSTILLQLETMQKKKSDEARF, from the exons ATGTCAGCTACTGTTGGCATTGGTAGTGATTTCCCTTATGTGAAG ATCTCTGCTGAATCGATGATTGGCCTCAGTGAAGGAAGTAAATGTGCACAAATTGTTGAG gtattTGAGGATGCTTACAAGTCAACACTTAGCATTATAGTTCTTGATGATATTGAAAG AATATGTGTTGGCAACATATCTCTTTCATGTTCTATCAAG AAAatatggaatgaagtaggagaGCCCGAAGAAAACAGAGATAGGATGCTTTTTGATTTGGAACAAGAGTTTTTGGAGGCATATCGAAAAAAAGTGGATCAAGCGATTCGTTTTAGATCTCAACTTCGCCAAGCTGTTGCTGACTCAACATCAAAGCTTACACATCTATGTGCTTCGTTAGGAGAACAATCTTTACCTATGAAACAG GTTAAGCCAATTAGTTCAAAGAAAGAGCTTTCAACTATTTTGCTGCAACTAGAAACAATGCAGAAGAAGAAAAGTGATGAAGCAAGGTTCTAA